A single Tenacibaculum sp. Bg11-29 DNA region contains:
- a CDS encoding efflux RND transporter permease subunit — MNLTEFSINRNRVVLSILAVVMVMGVLFYTSLSRDSMPPYTIRVASIVSSFPGASPERVEELVSDKIEKIAQELPELKSVKSTSRTGLSIVNVELKMEVKPEELQPVWDRLRRKLSTVQGLPNNVHPQLKDDGIGEVFGIAVGLISDGFAYAEMKDYADDLRDDLIKLEDAAKVELKGVQDERVFVEFENIRLKTYGLTASKLQNIIAGTNILSSGGTINVESERIILEPTGNFNDIASIRNMLIPVGQNGQVLALKDITTVKKGYINPPKQKVRINGKDAISLHVSLKKGANIIKLGEELDVILAEWKDKLPVGLEVSRLASIDTYIDLKINNFIGNLLQAIAIVLAVMLFFLGVRTGLVIASLIPIVTITTLMIMGLIDIGLNQISLAALIMALGMMVDNAIVVAESVMVKMEEGIPVKKAAIESCSELFTPLLISTLTTSAAFLAFFMAESVMGDIMGPIFVVITIALLASWVIALSIVTLFCVFFLKVKPKEVGKVSFLDKLINGLKNKYKDLILLALSWKKSVLILIVFMFFLSIFGFGFLSFVFFPDSDRNMITVDINLPEGTKIESTTAVVNALEDYMLSDLKVTASKTDGIVDWSAYIGEGPAAYDLGYNADEANSNYAHILINTSSFLVNNLMVEKLDAFGFENFPNADIKVGLLGSGGGGTPVEIEVSGDNPDKLASISEAIKAKLFTISGTKNIKDDWGPKGKKFVIDIDANKAQTAGVTNKDIATSLQTVLDGFQAGEYREGDKSIPIVMKSDQKKQQSLSSLETLNIYAQNSGKSVPLLQVASIVPEWQYSKIKRVDLTRTIKVSSELTITGNASEVTQAITPWLEKQKEAWGKDYNYELGGDAKSSAENMGAVANYLPLSAFIIVMLLIIQFNSFRKMIMIVCTIPLGVIGMVLGLLLFGVPFGFMAFLGVISLAGIVINNAIVLVDRIEIEENELKRKPQDAIIAACLQRFRPILLATFTTVLGLIPLYLGGGEMWEPMAVTIMIGLLFGTVITLLFIPAFYSVMYKVDYKDYEFNEDLLN, encoded by the coding sequence ATGAATCTTACCGAGTTTTCAATAAATCGTAATCGTGTTGTTTTAAGTATACTGGCAGTTGTAATGGTTATGGGGGTGCTTTTTTATACATCATTATCAAGAGATAGTATGCCACCATATACTATTCGTGTAGCCTCAATTGTATCATCTTTTCCAGGAGCAAGTCCTGAACGAGTAGAGGAATTGGTTAGTGATAAAATTGAAAAAATCGCACAAGAATTACCTGAATTAAAATCTGTTAAAAGTACATCTCGTACTGGGCTCTCAATTGTTAATGTAGAGTTAAAGATGGAGGTTAAACCTGAAGAATTACAACCTGTTTGGGATAGGTTACGACGTAAGTTGAGTACAGTTCAAGGTTTACCAAATAATGTACATCCGCAGTTAAAAGATGATGGTATTGGTGAGGTTTTTGGAATTGCGGTTGGGTTAATCTCTGATGGTTTTGCATATGCAGAAATGAAAGATTATGCAGATGATTTAAGAGATGATTTAATTAAATTAGAAGATGCTGCAAAAGTAGAATTAAAAGGTGTGCAAGATGAACGTGTCTTTGTAGAATTTGAAAATATACGTTTAAAAACATATGGATTAACAGCTAGTAAATTGCAAAATATTATTGCTGGTACTAATATTTTAAGTTCTGGAGGAACCATTAATGTAGAATCAGAACGTATTATTTTAGAACCAACAGGGAATTTTAATGATATTGCATCTATTCGCAATATGTTAATTCCTGTTGGGCAAAATGGGCAAGTATTAGCTTTAAAAGATATTACTACTGTTAAGAAAGGATATATAAACCCACCAAAGCAAAAAGTACGTATTAATGGTAAAGATGCCATTTCACTTCATGTTTCACTTAAAAAAGGAGCTAACATTATCAAATTAGGTGAGGAGTTAGATGTTATATTAGCTGAATGGAAGGATAAATTACCAGTTGGTTTAGAGGTGTCTCGTTTAGCATCAATAGATACTTATATTGATTTAAAAATTAATAATTTTATAGGTAATCTTTTACAAGCTATTGCTATTGTATTAGCTGTAATGCTTTTCTTTTTAGGTGTAAGAACAGGGTTGGTTATTGCAAGTTTAATACCTATTGTAACCATTACAACTTTAATGATAATGGGGTTAATTGATATTGGCTTAAATCAAATTTCACTAGCTGCATTAATTATGGCGTTGGGTATGATGGTTGATAATGCTATTGTGGTTGCAGAATCGGTTATGGTAAAAATGGAAGAAGGTATTCCTGTTAAAAAAGCAGCAATAGAATCTTGTTCAGAATTATTTACACCTTTATTAATTTCAACATTAACAACATCTGCAGCATTCTTAGCTTTTTTTATGGCAGAATCTGTAATGGGTGATATAATGGGACCAATTTTTGTTGTTATTACTATTGCATTGCTAGCATCTTGGGTAATTGCGTTGAGTATCGTTACGTTATTCTGTGTGTTTTTCTTAAAAGTAAAGCCCAAAGAAGTTGGGAAAGTTAGCTTTTTAGATAAACTAATTAACGGACTTAAAAATAAATATAAAGACCTTATTCTTTTAGCGTTATCTTGGAAAAAATCTGTTTTAATCTTAATTGTATTCATGTTTTTCTTATCTATTTTTGGATTTGGATTTTTAAGTTTTGTTTTTTTTCCAGATAGTGATCGTAATATGATAACTGTAGACATTAATTTACCAGAAGGTACAAAAATTGAAAGCACGACCGCAGTTGTTAATGCCCTTGAAGATTATATGTTATCTGATTTAAAAGTAACAGCTAGTAAAACTGATGGAATTGTAGATTGGTCAGCTTATATTGGAGAAGGACCGGCTGCTTATGATTTAGGGTATAATGCAGATGAAGCGAATTCTAATTATGCTCATATTTTAATAAATACATCCTCTTTTTTAGTTAATAATCTAATGGTTGAAAAACTAGATGCTTTTGGGTTTGAAAACTTTCCGAATGCCGACATTAAGGTAGGTTTACTTGGTTCTGGTGGTGGTGGAACGCCTGTAGAAATTGAAGTATCTGGTGATAATCCTGATAAACTAGCAAGTATTTCTGAAGCTATAAAAGCAAAACTATTTACAATTTCAGGTACTAAAAATATTAAAGACGATTGGGGCCCAAAAGGTAAAAAGTTTGTTATTGATATTGATGCTAATAAAGCACAAACCGCTGGAGTAACAAATAAAGATATTGCAACGTCTTTGCAAACTGTTTTAGATGGTTTTCAAGCAGGAGAATATAGAGAAGGAGATAAATCTATTCCTATTGTAATGAAGAGCGATCAAAAGAAGCAGCAATCATTATCGTCATTAGAAACTTTAAACATTTATGCACAAAACTCTGGAAAGAGTGTGCCTTTATTACAAGTAGCTTCTATAGTACCTGAATGGCAATACTCAAAAATTAAGCGTGTTGACTTAACTAGAACAATTAAAGTATCGAGTGAGTTAACAATTACGGGTAATGCTTCAGAAGTTACACAAGCTATAACACCTTGGTTAGAAAAACAAAAAGAAGCTTGGGGTAAAGATTATAATTACGAGCTAGGAGGTGATGCTAAAAGTTCAGCAGAGAATATGGGAGCTGTTGCTAACTATTTACCTTTATCAGCATTTATAATTGTTATGTTGTTAATCATTCAATTTAATTCTTTTAGAAAAATGATAATGATAGTGTGTACGATTCCTTTAGGTGTTATAGGTATGGTTTTAGGTTTACTATTATTTGGTGTACCATTTGGCTTTATGGCATTTTTAGGTGTAATTTCATTAGCAGGAATTGTTATTAATAACGCTATCGTACTAGTGGATAGAATTGAAATAGAAGAAAACGAATTAAAAAGAAAACCACAAGATGCCATTATAGCAGCTTGTTTACAGCGTTTCAGGCCTATATTATTAGCAACATTTACAACTGTATTAGGTTTAATACCATTGTATCTTGGAGGAGGTGAAATGTGGGAACCTATGGCAGTAACCATTATGATTGGCTTATTGTTTGGTACTGTAATTACGTTGTTGTTTATACCCGCATTTTATAGTGTAATGTATAAAGTAGATTATAAGGATTATGAGTTTAATGAAGATTTACTGAATTAA
- a CDS encoding ion channel yields MLERLYSHRFSIFFISQIVILFGSLLIPSGVFESLILSIFFLINIVAGIVLVSKSKFFLWFFIGLLCILFLNFIFKLEEKKLLFRYIKMGGYFLFYGFVATQLIKQVWLAKIVDRNVIFGLISGYISLGLIGFFICLAIEISNPGSFEGLKVMVSNTDALTEQLMYFSYITLLTIGYGDILPVTTLAQKATILIGLMGQMYLVVITAIVVGKYINQSVVTNKKD; encoded by the coding sequence ATGTTAGAACGATTATATTCACATCGATTTAGTATTTTCTTTATTAGCCAAATAGTAATATTATTTGGTTCATTATTAATTCCTTCTGGTGTTTTTGAAAGTTTAATACTATCTATATTTTTCCTAATAAATATTGTTGCAGGTATTGTTTTAGTCTCAAAAAGCAAATTTTTTTTATGGTTTTTTATAGGGCTTTTATGTATACTCTTCTTAAATTTTATTTTTAAGTTAGAAGAAAAAAAATTGCTATTCAGATACATAAAAATGGGAGGGTATTTTTTGTTTTATGGTTTTGTCGCTACACAATTAATTAAACAAGTTTGGCTAGCTAAAATTGTAGATAGAAATGTTATTTTTGGGCTAATAAGTGGTTATATCTCATTAGGATTAATTGGTTTTTTTATCTGTCTAGCAATAGAAATTTCAAATCCTGGTTCTTTCGAAGGTTTAAAAGTGATGGTTTCTAATACTGATGCTTTAACAGAACAATTGATGTATTTTAGCTATATAACCTTATTAACTATTGGATATGGTGACATATTACCTGTAACTACTTTAGCTCAGAAAGCAACCATATTAATTGGTTTAATGGGGCAAATGTATTTAGTTGTTATTACAGCCATTGTTGTTGGTAAATACATTAATCAATCTGTAGTTACAAATAAAAAAGATTGA
- a CDS encoding LytTR family DNA-binding domain-containing protein, giving the protein MKVVIIEDEITASEQLEFLLNKIDQNIEVLKVLDSVKSSISYLSKPNDADLLFMDIHLSDGISFEIFKQVNITTPIIFTTAYDQYAIKAFKVNSVDYLLKPINKEELEKAISKFKQLNNTPEVAKTQTQVQGLLDLLKKENPTYKTTYLVQKQDTLLPIKINDIAFFTIDTGIIRAVTFNNKSFIINEKLEDIEEDVNPIQFYRVNRQFIINKDSIVNIKPYFTGKLILNTNPINKEKIVISRAKSKDFKDWINS; this is encoded by the coding sequence ATGAAAGTTGTAATTATAGAAGATGAAATAACCGCAAGTGAACAGTTAGAGTTTTTATTAAATAAAATAGATCAGAATATAGAGGTTTTAAAAGTTTTAGATTCTGTAAAATCTAGTATTTCTTATTTATCCAAACCTAATGATGCTGATTTACTTTTTATGGATATTCACTTATCTGATGGTATTTCTTTTGAAATATTTAAGCAAGTAAATATAACTACCCCTATAATTTTTACTACTGCTTATGATCAATATGCAATTAAAGCTTTTAAAGTAAATAGTGTAGATTATTTATTGAAACCAATAAATAAAGAAGAATTAGAAAAAGCTATTAGTAAGTTTAAACAATTAAACAATACACCTGAAGTAGCTAAAACTCAAACGCAAGTTCAAGGACTTTTAGATCTTCTTAAAAAAGAAAACCCAACATATAAAACAACATACCTTGTTCAGAAACAAGATACGCTACTACCTATAAAAATAAATGATATTGCTTTTTTTACTATTGATACAGGTATAATTAGAGCTGTTACTTTTAATAATAAATCATTTATAATCAATGAAAAATTAGAAGATATTGAAGAGGATGTTAATCCAATACAATTTTACAGAGTAAATAGACAGTTTATAATTAACAAAGATTCTATAGTAAACATAAAACCCTATTTTACAGGTAAGTTAATATTAAATACAAATCCTATTAATAAAGAAAAAATTGTAATTAGTAGAGCGAAATCTAAAGATTTTAAAGACTGGATTAATTCTTAA
- a CDS encoding sensor histidine kinase, with the protein MSTLLNNNNWQSQKINQAIIIVIALLDSILFNLHKALSVFNNFSSESNNTLNTPLLDIVFRLIFLFSVSWFILQLNTNWYKHLKNKNFSIEIGIYTIVHIVLFFIVIKLFLLISPFITKQEASKSEIELLYFGYTIIFLTLIFIAKLLRYQVIHKNDLIEKEALKIHSLQNELMALKNQVNPHFLFNSLNSLSALVRDNEEATTFITKLSYLYRYILQSGEKDVVTLEEELDFLKNYVHLIKARYKDRVSVNVNIQEHLLNYKIPVLSLQLLVENAVKHNETSKENPLIVKVFNQENTLIVQNEIKPRITFGPTTGKGLKNIQKRFSLLMKDTITIDKANNNFKVKLPL; encoded by the coding sequence ATGAGCACACTTTTAAATAACAATAATTGGCAATCACAAAAAATTAATCAAGCAATTATAATAGTTATCGCTTTATTAGATTCAATACTATTTAACTTACATAAAGCACTATCAGTATTTAATAATTTTTCATCAGAAAGTAACAACACTTTAAATACACCTTTATTAGATATAGTATTTAGATTGATATTTCTATTTTCAGTTTCTTGGTTCATACTTCAACTAAATACTAATTGGTATAAACATTTAAAGAATAAAAATTTCTCTATAGAAATAGGTATCTATACAATTGTTCATATAGTCTTATTTTTTATTGTCATTAAACTTTTTCTTCTTATTTCACCATTTATTACAAAACAAGAAGCTTCAAAATCTGAAATTGAGCTGCTATATTTTGGTTATACTATAATTTTTTTAACATTAATTTTTATAGCTAAATTGTTACGTTATCAAGTTATTCACAAAAATGATTTAATTGAAAAAGAAGCACTTAAAATACATAGTTTACAAAATGAATTAATGGCTTTGAAGAATCAGGTAAATCCTCATTTTTTATTCAACTCTTTAAACTCTTTGAGTGCTTTAGTTAGAGATAATGAAGAAGCAACAACATTTATTACTAAATTATCTTATCTATACAGATACATATTACAAAGTGGAGAAAAAGATGTAGTTACTTTAGAAGAAGAATTAGATTTTTTAAAAAACTATGTTCATTTAATAAAAGCAAGATATAAGGATAGAGTTTCAGTAAATGTTAATATTCAAGAACATTTATTAAACTATAAAATTCCTGTTTTATCTTTACAATTACTTGTTGAAAACGCAGTAAAGCATAACGAAACGTCAAAAGAAAACCCTTTAATTGTTAAAGTATTTAATCAAGAAAATACACTAATAGTTCAAAACGAAATAAAACCAAGAATTACATTCGGCCCTACTACAGGAAAAGGATTAAAAAATATACAAAAACGTTTTTCTTTGTTAATGAAAGACACTATAACTATTGACAAGGCAAATAATAATTTTAAAGTTAAACTACCATTATAA
- a CDS encoding RNA methyltransferase, whose amino-acid sequence MIDEGLLAYLEGFITDKRKDTFNKVLNKRTRHFAVVLEDIFQPHNASAVVRSCDIFGVQDVYAIENRFTNKVSRHVAKGSQKWLNINRYKEDGDNTKACLEDLRAKGYQIIGTTPHTDSCVLADFDVTKKSAFVFGAEKDGISDYIKQEADGFLKIPMVGFTESLNISVAAAITLNDVTSRLRKTAVNWELSVEEKRVLYFEWIKNTIKNPDKLIEYYHNERK is encoded by the coding sequence ATGATTGATGAAGGATTATTAGCGTATTTAGAAGGTTTTATTACAGATAAACGTAAAGACACATTTAACAAGGTGTTAAATAAGAGAACACGCCATTTTGCGGTTGTGTTAGAGGATATATTTCAACCACATAATGCAAGTGCAGTTGTAAGAAGCTGTGATATTTTTGGAGTTCAAGATGTATATGCTATTGAGAATAGGTTTACAAACAAAGTATCTAGGCATGTTGCAAAAGGAAGTCAGAAATGGTTAAATATTAATAGGTACAAAGAAGATGGTGATAATACCAAAGCTTGTTTAGAAGATTTACGAGCAAAAGGATATCAAATTATTGGTACAACACCACATACCGATTCTTGTGTATTGGCTGATTTTGATGTAACAAAGAAGTCTGCTTTTGTATTTGGAGCTGAAAAAGACGGAATTTCTGATTATATAAAACAGGAAGCTGATGGTTTTTTAAAAATACCAATGGTTGGTTTTACCGAAAGTTTAAATATATCGGTTGCGGCTGCTATAACTTTAAACGATGTAACTTCTCGTTTAAGAAAAACAGCCGTGAATTGGGAGTTATCTGTTGAAGAAAAAAGAGTTTTGTATTTTGAATGGATAAAAAATACCATTAAAAACCCTGATAAGTTAATTGAGTATTATCACAATGAAAGAAAATAA
- a CDS encoding DNA topoisomerase 3, with protein MKVCIAEKPSVAREIANILGANTKRDGYFEGNGYAVTYTFGHLCTLLEPKDYKAHWKSWDLNNLPMLPERFDTKVTNDGGIQKQFNIVKSLFERADVVINCGDAGTEGELIQRWVINQANYKGEVQRLWISSLTEEAIREGFNNLKPSEQYDNLYYAGFSRAIGDWLLGLNATRLYTVKFGGYKQVLSVGRVQTPTLAMLVNRFKEIENFKPQPYWELQTLYRETLFSYEEGRFLKKEEGQVFADKVKESDFEITSVTKKKGKEYAPKLFDLTGLQVYCNNKFGFSADETLKMVQKLYEMKVVTYPRVDTTFLPNDVYPKIAGILSKLTNYSQLTKPLLGQKIKKSKKVFDDKKVTDHHAIIPTGIQNNLQYNQQQVYDIITRRFIAVFYPESEVANTAVIGEVDKISFKTSGKEILSKGWRIVFEHGNDSKKTTDATLPTFVKGEKGPHEPSFLEKETKPPRNYTEASLLRAMETAGKQVDDDEMRELMKENGIGRPSTRASIIETLFRRKYIARQKKLVIPTQTGIDLIDLIDNELLKSAELTGRWEKRLKEIERGEFNAGTFINNMKKMVDELVYEVRSNTKIKRLSSENETPKVTEKKEAPKKKTVVSKECPKCKKGKLLKGSTAYGCSGYKNGCDFKLPFDFMDKKISENQLIRLIDKGCTTNLKGFKQGDAKIEGLVRFDDVFNLKLEPKQVSVRAESRTTETPDTITCPKCKKGTVLKGKSAYGCSDYKNGCKFVFTFDNIKKMANGQPLTKELVLRIISSN; from the coding sequence ATGAAAGTCTGTATCGCAGAGAAACCAAGTGTAGCACGAGAAATTGCTAATATATTAGGAGCCAATACCAAACGAGACGGATATTTCGAAGGTAATGGCTATGCAGTTACCTATACTTTTGGTCATTTATGTACTCTTTTAGAACCTAAAGATTACAAAGCGCATTGGAAAAGTTGGGATTTAAATAATTTACCAATGCTTCCCGAACGTTTTGACACCAAAGTAACGAACGATGGAGGTATTCAAAAACAATTTAATATCGTTAAATCTTTATTTGAAAGAGCTGATGTTGTTATTAATTGTGGGGATGCAGGAACAGAAGGAGAATTAATACAACGCTGGGTAATAAACCAGGCAAATTATAAAGGTGAAGTACAACGTTTATGGATTTCTTCTTTAACTGAAGAAGCTATTAGAGAAGGTTTTAATAATTTAAAACCTTCTGAACAATACGATAATTTGTATTATGCTGGTTTTTCACGTGCCATTGGCGATTGGTTATTAGGATTAAATGCAACTCGATTATATACCGTTAAATTTGGTGGATACAAACAAGTATTATCTGTAGGTAGAGTACAAACTCCTACCCTAGCCATGCTCGTTAATCGATTTAAAGAAATTGAAAACTTTAAACCACAACCTTATTGGGAACTGCAAACTTTATATCGTGAAACACTATTTAGTTATGAAGAAGGTCGTTTTCTTAAAAAAGAAGAAGGTCAAGTTTTTGCAGATAAAGTAAAAGAAAGTGATTTTGAAATCACGTCGGTTACCAAAAAGAAAGGAAAAGAATATGCGCCTAAATTATTCGATTTAACAGGTTTACAAGTATACTGTAATAATAAGTTTGGGTTTTCTGCCGATGAAACATTAAAAATGGTTCAAAAGCTTTATGAAATGAAAGTAGTAACCTATCCAAGAGTTGATACAACCTTTTTACCAAATGATGTGTATCCGAAAATAGCAGGTATTTTAAGTAAATTAACAAACTATAGTCAATTAACAAAACCGTTATTAGGTCAGAAAATAAAGAAATCTAAAAAGGTTTTTGATGATAAAAAAGTAACAGATCACCACGCTATTATTCCTACTGGAATTCAGAATAATTTACAATACAATCAGCAACAAGTGTATGATATTATTACACGTCGTTTTATTGCTGTTTTTTATCCAGAAAGTGAAGTCGCAAATACCGCTGTAATTGGTGAAGTTGATAAAATATCCTTTAAAACAAGCGGAAAAGAAATTTTATCTAAAGGTTGGCGCATTGTTTTCGAACATGGAAATGATTCTAAAAAAACAACAGATGCTACACTCCCTACTTTTGTAAAAGGAGAAAAAGGACCGCATGAACCTAGCTTTTTAGAGAAAGAGACCAAACCGCCTCGTAATTATACGGAGGCAAGTTTACTACGTGCTATGGAAACGGCAGGTAAACAAGTTGATGATGATGAAATGCGTGAACTAATGAAAGAGAACGGTATCGGTCGTCCTTCTACACGTGCAAGTATTATTGAAACTTTATTTAGAAGAAAATATATAGCTCGTCAAAAAAAATTAGTGATCCCTACTCAAACAGGAATCGATTTAATTGATTTGATTGATAATGAATTATTAAAATCTGCAGAATTAACGGGGCGTTGGGAAAAACGTTTAAAAGAAATTGAACGAGGTGAATTTAACGCTGGAACTTTCATTAATAACATGAAAAAAATGGTGGATGAGTTGGTCTATGAAGTTCGCTCAAACACTAAAATTAAACGTCTTTCTTCTGAAAATGAAACACCTAAAGTTACTGAAAAAAAAGAAGCTCCAAAGAAAAAAACAGTTGTAAGTAAAGAGTGTCCTAAATGTAAAAAAGGAAAATTACTAAAAGGAAGTACTGCTTATGGATGTTCTGGATACAAAAATGGTTGTGATTTTAAATTGCCTTTTGATTTTATGGATAAAAAAATATCTGAAAATCAATTAATTCGTCTCATTGATAAAGGCTGTACTACTAACTTAAAAGGTTTTAAACAAGGTGATGCAAAAATTGAAGGCTTAGTTCGTTTTGATGATGTTTTTAATTTAAAACTAGAACCTAAACAAGTGTCAGTTCGAGCGGAATCGAGAACAACTGAAACCCCAGATACTATTACATGTCCAAAATGTAAAAAAGGAACTGTTTTAAAAGGGAAATCGGCTTATGGGTGTTCAGATTATAAAAATGGATGTAAGTTTGTTTTTACTTTTGATAACATCAAAAAAATGGCTAATGGGCAACCGCTAACTAAAGAGCTAGTATTAAGAATCATAAGTTCTAATTAA
- the lpdA gene encoding dihydrolipoyl dehydrogenase: MKYDVLIIGSGPGGYVTAIRASQLGFKVGVIEKESLGGICLNWGCIPTKALLKSAQVYDYLKHVDQYGLKAEAIDKDFEAVIKRSRGVAEGMSKGVSFLMKKNKIDIINGFGKIKTGKKVDVTAEDGSVTEYSADNIIIATGARSRVLPNLPQDGKKVIGYREAMSLPSQPKSMIVVGSGAIGVEFAHFYNSMGTDVTVVEFMPNIVPVEDKDVSKQMERSFKKAGIKVMTSSSVESVDTSGDGIKATVKTKKGEVILEADILLSAVGIKTNIENIGLEDVGIITDRDKILVNDWYQTNIPGYYAIGDVTPGPALAHVASAEGITLVEKLAGVHTEAIDYGNIPGCTYATPEIASVGLTEEKAKEAGYELKVGKFPFSASGKATAAGTPDGFVKVIFDAKYGEWLGCHMIGAGVTDMIAEAVLGRKLETTGHEVLKTIHPHPTMSEAVMEAVADAYDEVIHL, encoded by the coding sequence ATGAAATACGACGTATTAATAATAGGAAGTGGTCCTGGAGGATATGTAACTGCAATTAGAGCATCTCAATTAGGATTTAAAGTTGGAGTAATTGAAAAAGAAAGCTTAGGTGGAATTTGCTTAAACTGGGGGTGTATTCCTACAAAAGCATTATTAAAATCTGCACAAGTTTATGATTACTTAAAACATGTTGATCAATATGGTTTAAAGGCAGAAGCTATCGATAAAGATTTCGAAGCTGTTATTAAACGTAGTCGTGGTGTTGCTGAAGGAATGAGTAAAGGTGTTTCTTTTTTAATGAAGAAAAACAAAATTGACATCATTAACGGTTTTGGTAAAATTAAAACTGGTAAAAAAGTTGATGTTACTGCTGAAGATGGATCTGTAACTGAATATAGCGCCGATAATATTATTATAGCAACAGGTGCTCGTTCTAGAGTATTACCTAATTTACCACAAGATGGTAAAAAAGTAATTGGATATCGTGAAGCAATGAGCTTACCAAGTCAACCAAAATCTATGATTGTTGTAGGTTCTGGTGCTATTGGTGTTGAATTTGCGCATTTTTACAACTCAATGGGAACTGATGTTACTGTTGTAGAGTTTATGCCAAATATTGTTCCTGTTGAAGATAAAGATGTTTCTAAGCAAATGGAACGTTCTTTCAAAAAAGCTGGAATTAAAGTAATGACAAGTTCTTCTGTAGAGTCTGTTGATACTTCTGGTGATGGTATAAAAGCTACTGTAAAAACTAAAAAAGGAGAAGTAATTTTAGAAGCTGATATTTTATTATCGGCTGTTGGAATTAAAACGAATATTGAAAACATCGGTTTAGAAGATGTTGGTATTATTACTGATAGAGATAAAATTTTAGTAAACGACTGGTACCAAACTAACATTCCTGGGTATTATGCTATTGGAGATGTAACTCCCGGGCCTGCACTAGCACACGTTGCTTCTGCTGAAGGAATTACTTTGGTTGAAAAATTAGCTGGTGTACATACCGAAGCTATCGATTACGGAAACATTCCTGGTTGTACATATGCTACTCCAGAAATTGCTTCTGTTGGTTTAACTGAAGAAAAAGCAAAAGAAGCTGGTTACGAATTAAAAGTTGGTAAATTTCCTTTCTCTGCATCTGGTAAAGCAACTGCAGCTGGAACTCCTGATGGATTTGTAAAAGTAATTTTTGATGCCAAGTACGGTGAATGGTTAGGTTGCCATATGATTGGTGCTGGTGTTACCGATATGATTGCTGAAGCTGTTTTAGGACGTAAATTAGAAACTACAGGTCATGAAGTATTAAAAACTATCCACCCTCACCCAACAATGAGTGAAGCGGTTATGGAAGCTGTTGCTGATGCTTATGATGAAGTAATACACTTATAG